In Bacillota bacterium, a single window of DNA contains:
- the cas8c gene encoding type I-C CRISPR-associated protein Cas8c/Csd1 has translation MIVSALYRHYETLLADPDSSISRPGLSKAKVGHGILLSPEGELVDILDLRVERRGKLVTRTIDVPAQQKRTIAISANFMADNCSYVLGLGQKGKKEARVRDCFAAFVALHERLLSAVDEQGALALLLFLRAWQPEKALSHPVVARHAESLAEGGTIVFRLRDRAGYLHEQASVIAVWHRHNDVRTSLVHGQCLVTGKTAPLARLHSSIKGVTGAQSSGAALVSFNKPAFTSYGKEQSFNSPVSEEAAFGYTTALNHLLSSEKHRVRIGDATVVLWAEVHGGGREEDLLTALLNPSIYAEDDGGDTTAGQLRQDPETTKLVYDILQRIRAGKPLLEGSDGLRYGAMFYILGLAPNASRLAVRFCHANNYGSFIELIGRHHCDMALEKTFTTNPDVVPISLILKEAAPLKDSKRISPLLGGVLMRAILTGAPYPTAVYSAMITRIRADREVNYVRVSVIKAYLARKYRSSNKGSEVQFTMSLNEQSRNEGYLLGRLFAVLEKAQTDANPGINATIRDRYFGSASASPNSVFPILLRLAQHHVAKAEYGQAMDRRIGGIVSLINRFPSHLGLDGQGQFILGYYQQRNALYVKSEKKESVE, from the coding sequence ATGATTGTTAGCGCGCTCTACCGACATTATGAAACACTGCTAGCTGACCCGGACTCTAGTATCAGTAGGCCAGGCTTAAGCAAGGCCAAGGTAGGGCACGGTATTTTGTTGTCACCAGAGGGGGAGCTAGTTGACATTCTCGATTTACGCGTAGAGCGGCGTGGCAAGTTAGTCACACGTACTATAGATGTACCCGCGCAACAAAAGCGTACCATAGCCATCAGCGCTAATTTTATGGCAGACAACTGTTCGTATGTCTTAGGCTTAGGGCAAAAAGGCAAAAAAGAGGCGCGCGTTCGCGATTGTTTTGCGGCTTTTGTGGCCCTTCATGAGCGACTTCTCTCGGCAGTTGACGAACAGGGAGCGCTAGCCTTACTTCTATTCTTGCGAGCTTGGCAACCTGAAAAGGCGCTCTCTCATCCAGTGGTGGCACGTCATGCCGAAAGTTTGGCAGAGGGGGGGACCATTGTATTTCGTTTACGCGACAGAGCGGGTTACCTGCATGAGCAAGCGAGTGTCATTGCGGTGTGGCATCGACATAATGACGTGCGCACTTCTCTGGTGCACGGCCAGTGTTTGGTGACTGGCAAAACAGCACCGCTGGCTCGCCTACACTCTAGCATCAAAGGGGTTACGGGAGCGCAGTCTTCGGGGGCTGCCCTAGTCTCATTCAACAAGCCTGCTTTTACTTCCTACGGAAAAGAGCAAAGCTTTAACTCGCCCGTTAGCGAAGAGGCAGCGTTTGGATACACTACAGCTCTGAATCATCTGTTGAGCAGTGAGAAGCACCGCGTAAGGATTGGCGACGCCACAGTTGTGCTGTGGGCAGAGGTGCATGGAGGCGGACGTGAGGAAGACTTGTTGACTGCCCTGCTCAACCCTTCGATCTATGCAGAGGACGATGGCGGAGACACTACAGCCGGGCAGCTTCGCCAGGACCCTGAGACTACTAAGCTTGTTTACGACATATTGCAGAGGATTCGTGCGGGCAAGCCCTTGCTAGAAGGGAGCGACGGCCTTAGGTATGGCGCAATGTTCTATATCCTCGGGCTTGCTCCTAATGCTAGCCGTCTGGCGGTGAGGTTTTGTCATGCTAACAACTATGGCAGCTTTATTGAGCTCATAGGACGTCATCATTGCGACATGGCACTAGAGAAAACGTTCACTACAAATCCGGACGTCGTGCCCATTAGCCTCATTCTGAAAGAGGCTGCACCCCTAAAAGATAGCAAGCGGATATCTCCTCTGCTTGGCGGAGTTCTTATGCGCGCCATTCTCACTGGTGCCCCATATCCTACAGCGGTTTATAGCGCCATGATTACGCGCATACGAGCTGATCGCGAAGTAAATTACGTACGCGTGTCCGTCATTAAGGCCTATCTCGCACGAAAGTATCGGTCAAGTAACAAAGGAAGTGAGGTGCAGTTTACGATGTCTCTGAACGAACAGTCACGCAATGAGGGTTATCTCCTCGGCCGGCTCTTTGCCGTACTAGAAAAGGCACAAACTGACGCTAATCCGGGCATCAATGCCACTATCCGCGATAGATATTTCGGTTCTGCGTCAGCCTCTCCGAATTCAGTGTTCCCCATTTTGCTCAGGCTGGCGCAGCACCATGTTGCTAAGGCCGAATACGGGCAAGCCATGGATCGAAGAATTGGGGGTATCGTGTCCTTAATCAATCGTTTCCCTTCCCATTTAGGGCTTGATGGCCAGGGGCAGTTTATTCTCGGGTACTATCAGCAGCGCAACGCTCTATATGTTAAGAGCGAAAAGAAGGAGAGTGTAGAGTGA
- the cas2 gene encoding CRISPR-associated endonuclease Cas2: MLVLITYDVQTTTKEGMRRLRQVAKQCVNFGQRVQNSVFECQLEPEQFVKLRITLEKIINPDTDSLRYYNLGKKWHSRVEHVGAKAGYDPEDTFIV; the protein is encoded by the coding sequence GTGTTGGTACTGATAACATATGACGTGCAAACGACAACAAAAGAGGGTATGCGGCGCTTGCGCCAAGTAGCTAAACAGTGTGTGAACTTTGGGCAGAGAGTGCAAAATTCCGTATTCGAATGCCAGTTGGAGCCAGAGCAATTTGTGAAGTTAAGGATCACTCTTGAAAAAATCATCAACCCAGATACGGACAGCCTGCGGTACTACAACCTCGGCAAGAAGTGGCACAGTAGGGTGGAGCACGTAGGTGCAAAGGCGGGTTACGATCCCGAAGACACCTTCATCGTTTAG
- the cas5c gene encoding type I-C CRISPR-associated protein Cas5: MGHGIRLLVWGERACFTRPEMKVERVSYDVITPSSARGILEAIHWKPSIKWVIDEIHVLNEIRFDNLRRNEVEGKILPSLVRQAMHGSPTTLCQYAADEREQRATLLLRNVAYVIRAHFEMTPSAGPNDSADKHFAIVTRRARQGQCFQQPYLGCREFPAMFRLLEEHEVTPLSVHKGEKDIGWMLHDIDHDNDMNAIFFRAAMVDGVISVPSLNKGVTSHDC, translated from the coding sequence ATGGGACACGGAATACGCCTGTTGGTGTGGGGTGAGCGCGCTTGCTTTACGCGACCAGAAATGAAGGTGGAGCGCGTTAGTTATGACGTCATTACCCCGTCCTCGGCACGTGGCATTCTCGAGGCCATTCATTGGAAACCGTCCATTAAGTGGGTGATAGATGAAATCCATGTGTTGAACGAAATAAGATTCGACAATCTGCGGCGAAATGAAGTTGAGGGTAAAATTCTTCCGTCGTTAGTACGGCAGGCTATGCATGGGTCTCCGACGACTTTGTGCCAATATGCCGCCGATGAGCGCGAACAGAGGGCGACACTTTTGTTGCGTAATGTTGCCTATGTCATTCGGGCGCATTTTGAGATGACGCCATCTGCAGGACCTAATGATAGTGCTGATAAGCACTTTGCCATAGTCACTAGGCGTGCACGGCAAGGACAATGCTTCCAGCAGCCCTACTTAGGCTGCCGGGAGTTTCCGGCTATGTTCCGCCTTCTTGAGGAGCATGAGGTAACCCCGTTGTCGGTACACAAGGGTGAAAAGGATATCGGGTGGATGTTGCACGACATAGACCACGATAATGACATGAATGCTATTTTTTTTCGAGCCGCTATGGTGGACGGGGTAATCAGCGTGCCAAGCCTTAACAAGGGGGTGACTTCGCATGATTGTTAG
- the cas1c gene encoding type I-C CRISPR-associated endonuclease Cas1 — MRKMLNVLYVTNPDAYLSRDGENVVVRVDQDEAFRVPVHYLEGIVTFGYVGASPALLGLCCEKGVTVSFLTEHGRHHATVQGSPRGNVLLRREQYRWADSETRSAELAGMFVMGKIVNCRAVSRRFLSDHKDVTESEDVQAAHALFARNVLKLHKGIGLDEVRGIEGDTARRYFGILNHLIVAQKDDFQMKGRSRRPPRDNVNCLLSFLYSLLMHEARSALESVGLDPYVGFLHRDRPGRASLALDLMEEFRPYLADRLALSMINRKQVCANDFVTTDAGGVFLKEGARKIVIDAWQKRKKEEVQHPILGEKIPVGLLPYAQALLLARHVRGDIGKYPPFFWK; from the coding sequence GTGCGAAAAATGCTGAACGTACTCTATGTGACAAACCCGGACGCATACTTGTCACGGGACGGCGAAAACGTGGTCGTGCGGGTTGATCAAGACGAGGCTTTTCGCGTGCCGGTACATTATCTTGAGGGAATAGTAACTTTTGGCTATGTCGGAGCTAGTCCCGCCCTGCTCGGACTGTGTTGCGAAAAAGGAGTCACAGTATCCTTTCTTACGGAGCACGGTCGTCATCATGCCACAGTTCAAGGCTCCCCAAGGGGCAATGTCCTCTTACGACGAGAACAATACCGCTGGGCAGATTCTGAAACAAGGTCCGCGGAGCTAGCTGGGATGTTTGTCATGGGGAAAATAGTTAATTGCCGAGCGGTTTCACGACGTTTTCTGAGCGACCATAAAGATGTGACTGAATCAGAAGACGTACAGGCGGCGCACGCGCTCTTTGCACGCAATGTGCTCAAACTGCACAAGGGAATAGGGCTTGACGAAGTAAGAGGGATCGAGGGCGACACCGCGCGGAGATATTTTGGCATACTCAATCACTTGATCGTGGCGCAAAAAGATGACTTTCAGATGAAGGGACGCAGTCGAAGGCCCCCTCGCGATAATGTCAACTGTCTATTGTCATTCTTGTACAGCTTGTTGATGCACGAAGCGCGCTCGGCACTGGAATCTGTCGGCCTCGACCCGTATGTGGGCTTCCTTCACCGCGACCGACCAGGGCGCGCAAGCCTTGCACTTGACCTAATGGAAGAATTCAGGCCGTACTTAGCTGATCGTCTCGCCTTAAGTATGATCAACCGCAAGCAAGTGTGTGCCAACGACTTTGTAACTACAGATGCAGGCGGTGTGTTTCTCAAAGAAGGTGCGCGCAAAATTGTTATCGACGCATGGCAAAAACGCAAGAAAGAAGAGGTGCAACACCCTATTCTTGGTGAAAAGATCCCCGTTGGGCTGCTGCCCTACGCTCAGGCTCTCCTCCTAGCACGACATGTTAGAGGTGATATCGGTAAGTACCCGCCATTTTTCTGGAAGTAG
- the cas4 gene encoding CRISPR-associated protein Cas4 has translation MMGPYNEDEFLPLSGIQHFAYCARQWGLIHLEAQWVDNLWTAAGTAMHERVDNPHAIESRNPFKTMRSVSLSSCSLGLYGVADVLEVHNGKEHGKYNLVEYKRGKPKEDDCDMVQLCAQAICLEEMLALSIADGHLYYGETKRRHVVKFSSDLRERVHTLATAMHHYYRMGRTPAPMRSAKCQNCSLSAICLPKLGANQHKIDAYLAAAVLDATKN, from the coding sequence CTGATGGGTCCATATAACGAAGACGAGTTCTTGCCATTGTCCGGCATTCAGCATTTCGCCTATTGTGCGCGCCAATGGGGATTAATTCATTTGGAGGCGCAATGGGTCGACAACCTGTGGACAGCAGCAGGAACGGCAATGCACGAGAGAGTCGACAACCCTCACGCTATTGAATCCCGAAATCCATTTAAGACCATGCGGAGTGTCTCCTTATCCTCATGCTCGCTCGGATTGTATGGTGTGGCCGATGTCTTAGAGGTTCATAACGGAAAAGAGCATGGCAAATACAATCTAGTGGAGTATAAGAGGGGCAAACCAAAAGAAGATGATTGCGATATGGTTCAGCTTTGCGCACAAGCCATCTGCCTAGAGGAAATGCTTGCGCTGTCTATCGCAGACGGCCATCTATACTATGGCGAAACTAAGCGTCGCCATGTCGTCAAATTTAGCAGCGACCTGCGTGAACGTGTACATACCCTAGCGACCGCTATGCACCATTATTACCGCATGGGTCGAACGCCTGCGCCGATGCGAAGCGCGAAGTGTCAAAATTGCTCGCTTTCTGCGATTTGTCTACCGAAACTTGGCGCTAATCAGCACAAGATTGACGCTTATCTGGCGGCTGCTGTGCTTGATGCCACCAAGAACTAG
- the cas7c gene encoding type I-C CRISPR-associated protein Cas7/Csd2 has protein sequence MMEVVNKRYEFVLLFDVENGNPNGDPDAGNMPRLDVETGHGIVTDVCLKRKIRNYIDVAMCGSDGYDIYVRESAVLNTQHRKAYSALKLEPNTADKKLPKEKKDAEAVTAFMCQNFFDVRTFGAVMSTEVNCGQVRGPVQLSFARSIDPIVQQEITITRMAVTSERDAAKKDREMGRKHIVPYALYRVEGFISAHLAAKTAFNMRDLDLLWKALMNMFDHDRSAARGKMAARKLIIFEHDTALGCAPAYRLFDLIEVTRKNRDFPARSYRDYIVSINATAIPSGVVMHEI, from the coding sequence ATGATGGAAGTTGTCAACAAGAGGTATGAGTTTGTATTGTTGTTTGATGTCGAAAACGGCAATCCGAACGGTGACCCAGATGCCGGCAATATGCCCCGCCTTGACGTTGAAACTGGGCACGGCATAGTAACCGACGTTTGCCTAAAGCGGAAGATTCGAAACTATATCGATGTCGCCATGTGTGGTAGCGACGGTTACGATATTTACGTGCGTGAAAGTGCCGTTTTAAATACTCAGCATCGCAAGGCATACTCAGCATTGAAACTCGAGCCAAATACTGCTGACAAGAAGTTGCCGAAAGAAAAGAAGGACGCCGAGGCCGTGACTGCCTTTATGTGTCAAAACTTCTTCGATGTGCGCACCTTCGGAGCCGTAATGTCCACTGAGGTGAACTGCGGCCAGGTGCGGGGCCCCGTTCAGTTATCATTTGCTCGCAGCATTGACCCTATCGTGCAGCAGGAAATTACTATCACGCGAATGGCTGTGACCAGCGAGCGCGACGCAGCCAAGAAAGACCGCGAGATGGGACGCAAGCATATCGTGCCTTACGCATTGTACCGAGTGGAGGGTTTCATCTCTGCGCACTTAGCTGCAAAGACGGCTTTCAACATGCGCGATCTAGATCTCTTGTGGAAAGCGCTGATGAATATGTTTGATCACGACCGTTCAGCCGCTCGCGGCAAGATGGCGGCTCGCAAACTCATTATCTTCGAGCATGACACTGCCTTAGGGTGTGCCCCTGCATACAGGCTCTTTGACTTGATTGAAGTAACTCGCAAAAACAGAGACTTCCCCGCGCGCTCGTACAGAGATTACATCGTCAGTATAAATGCCACTGCTATTCCCTCAGGCGTAGTAATGCACGAAATATAG